The proteins below come from a single Zea mays cultivar B73 chromosome 8, Zm-B73-REFERENCE-NAM-5.0, whole genome shotgun sequence genomic window:
- the LOC100216874 gene encoding uncharacterized LOC100216874 produces the protein MATPPALLFPSPSSASSPPSSAQVEAVVLFNVCDSYVRRPDQADRVIGTLLGSLLPDGTVHVRNSYVVPHSESADQVAIDIDYHHNMYASHQKVNPKEVIVGW, from the exons ATGGCGACACCCCCAGCTCTCCTATTCCCTTCGCCCTCTTCGGCATCTTCTCCGCCGTCATCCGCGCAGGTAGAGGCGGTGGTCCTCTTCAACGTCTGCGACAGCTACGTGCGGCGACCGGACCAGGCAGACCGTGTCATCGGCACCCTCCTTGGATCCCTCCTCCCCGATGGCACCGTCCACGTCCGCAACTCCTACGTGGTCCCCCACAGCGAGTCGGCCGACCAG GTCGCCATCGACATCGACTACCACCATAACATGTACGCCTCGCACCAGAAGGTGAACCCCAAGGAAGTCATCGTCGGATGGTGA